One Helicobacter pylori genomic window, TTCGCCAAAACCATGAGCGTATTCTAAATCTTCTAGACTAAGAGAGGGGATGATTTTTTGAGCGTCTTTTAAAAATTTCCTTTTACCGATAATAGGCAATTCAAAAACCATGTTTTTAAACACATAATTACGGATTTCTTTATCGCTCATCAAATCAAACGCGATCTTAAACACATCTTTATTCAAATCCATTTTCAACAATTCCAAGCTAATGCCCTTAAGCCAGCATTTGTTGCGTTCTAATTTAGGCATCGTTAAAGCGGTAGGCCCGATTCGTGTTTTTCCTTTAATGACAGCATCAGGGTCGCCATGTACGGCTGCAAAAGGGAGTTTGGGGTTTTGAACGGTATAAACCTTACCCCTTAATAAATCCGGCACAAAATAAAAGCTGCCCGCCACAGGCAAGCACCCTAAATCCAAGCCATAGCCCATGCTCTGAGCCAAAGGCAAAGCGTAAGAGCCGGCATTGACCAGCACGAATTTAGCATACACTTCTTCAGCGTCTTCAGAAATGAGCGCGTAAGTGTCGTTGCGTTTTTCAATCTTTTTCACTTTGAAATTCAAAAACACTTGGTTGTTGGGCTTTAATTTTAGAGCTTCTTCAACGAAGTTTTCGCTCAACTTCGCAAAATTCATGGTGCTCCAATCTTTTTGATAACCATGACCGATAATGTTTTCATGCCTGTCTATGCCATTAGCCCCTAAAATCACATTAGGCTCTAATTCTTTAATCTTTTGCTTGTCAAATTCTTCTAGCCCCACAAAGATTTCCTTAAAGGATTCGTAGCGTTTTTTCATGAACTCGCATTCTTCATCGCCCACGCCTATAGCCATTTTCTGGGTTTCAAAAATCACTTCATTTTGCAAGCCTTTATTGAGCGCGTATTGCCTGGTTTTATAAGCGCTCAAACGCACTTTTTTAGCTTTTTCGGGAGTGTAATTCGTTTCAATAGAACCATCATGAATGGTTTGCGAATTAGCCTTAGCGCTGGAGCTGATTTGAGCTAATTTAGAGCATTTTTCCACGATAGCCACGCGCTTTAAAGAGCTGTATTCGCTCAAAGTATAAAAGGTCGCGCACCCTGAAACCCCACCTCCAATAATGACAGCATCAAATTCCATACTCATTGTCTTTCTCCAAATGTTTTAAATTAATGAATCGTAATCATAGTATAAGAAAATCAATTCGCACTCAAGGGGCTTGAAGTTTTATTGACAAAATCTTTCAAATCGCTCATTCCAAGCACCCTATCAATCAATAATTTCTTTTTAGAAAACGCCCCATTATGTTCTTCTGCTAACCATAATGAAGTGATCACCACGCCTCCTATTTTATGGCTCAAGGTTTTAAAATGCTTTTGGGTTTGCACCGACCAAATGCTGTGAGCGACTATCGCTTGATGGTTGTGTGCACCTAAATAGAGCATGATATGCCCTTTTAAATAGATGAGCGTTCCAAAAGGCGTGGCGTTTTTAAGGATGTAATCTTCTTTTTCTTTGGCTTTCATGGAGCTTAAATCCACATAATTGTTCGCGTAACGGCTTTGCGCGTAGGAATTTCTGGGGAGCAAAATACCAAAATTAGCGAAACTATCCCTAGTGAAAGCCGAGCAATCTCTGTTACCCAATAGCCCACCCCAGCCGTATTTTTGCCCTAGCATGGTGTCTATAAAATACGCCATGTTCTCGCTGTTAAAAGCCTTAGGGAAAACAAAAAAATCCTTTTCTTCTAAGATCACGCTTTGTAAGGTCGCATAGCCTTTAGAATCCCTCAAAAAACCATAGGCTTTCAATTCCTTTTTTGGGGGGTTTTGAGATGCGTTTTGACTTTGGGGGATGAGAGCGAACAATTCGCCCACCCTAGCATCGGTGTAAAAATCCCCATAGTCTGTATAAAGGGGGATTTTATCTTTTATAGGCATGACATAATTTTTGAGTTTGGTTAAAAGCTCTATGTCTTTATCGCGCATGTAGGCTAGATCGCTAACTTTGATCCAGCCATAAACAAAACTGCTTTGAATGTGGGCGTAAGTTTTATCTAGATTAAAATGCGTGATTAAAACCGGCGTGCCTTGAAAAATCAGCGAATTTTGATACCTGTCAAAAGGATAGCCTTTTGGAGAAAGATAAAAAGGCTTGTTAGTAGGCACAGCCCTTACATCGCTATCTCGCGCTACAACAGCCTTAATCTTAGCGCTCGGGTAACGCTCAATATCCATGCTTTTAATAAGCTCATCATTGAAAGCTTTTGCGTTGGGTTTTAGATCTTCGCCATAACCGGTGGATTTATTCATCTCCTTAAGGATCCAAAACACTTCTTTTTTATTGCTTTTGATTTTCGCATCTAGCCATGGGGAATACCACGCTTTGAGATAGCTCTCTTTTAGATTTTCTCTTAACGCTTGGGGGTCAATGCTTTGGTTATTATGACTGCCATTTTGAGAGTTTGCAAGATAGCTTGAAGCCTCTTGGGGCAAGGATAAATCTTTGAGCGTGAAATCCTTTTTCATGCAACCCACAAACAAAAACAAGAAAACTACAAGAAAATAACGCATGCTTTAGAGAACCTTAACATCAAATGCGCAAATAGTTTCTTAAAATGCGCCCGTATTGCGGGCTTCTCAATTTTTTGATCGCAGAGCTTTCAATCTGGCGCACCCTTTCTCTAGTAACATTCAATTCCTTACCGATTTCTTCTAAAGTTCGATCGCTTTCATCGTCTAAAAGCCCAAAACGCATGCGGATCACCGCTTTTTCTCGCTCATTCAACTGATCCAAAACGCTTTCAATTTGCGCTTTTAAATCTTCTCGCATGATGTGATCAATGGAACTAACGATATTTTTATCTTCCACGAAATCCCCAAATTTGCCGTCATCATCATTGCCGACTGGGGTTTCCAAACTGATAGGCTCTTTAGTAACCTTAATCACATTCTTCACTTTATCTAACGAAAGCCCCACTTCTTCAGCCACCACTTCTAAATCAGGCTCTTTGCCGTTTTCTTGAATGTGTTTGCGCATGACTTTATTGATGCGATTGATCGTGTCAATCATGTGAATGGGGATGCGGATAGTGCGGGCTTGATCGGCTATGGCTCTGCTGATAGCTTGTTTGATCCACCAGGTCGCATAGGTGGAAAACTTGAAGCCCTTTTCATGCTCAAATTTATCCACCGCTTTCATCAAGCCAATATTGCCCTCTTGAATCAAATCCAAGAAGGGTAAGCCTCTGCTCGTGAATCGTTTAGCGATGCTCACTACCAACCTTAAATTGGATTTAGCCATTTTGTTTTTAGCGCGATCGGAAATCAATTTCCCTCTTTTGATTTGCTCTAAAATTTCTTTTAGCTTGTTAGGGGCTAAATCAAAGCCTTCTTCGCTCGCTTCTTTAGTCAAAAAAAGCTTTTTAAGATCCATATACACGCTCACCATAGTCGCTTCTGGCACTTGAGCGATAATGTCTTCTTTAGTCATGTTGGTGATATTGGCAAGGATTTTTTTATGGTTAGCGATGAGAGTGTCATTGAATAAGGGCAGTTTGTATTCCAAGCGTTTCAACTCTTTTTCAAACCCATCGCCGCTTTTTAAAGTGGTTTCCATCGTTTTGACTAATTCATTAATCAGTTTGCTGGTAGGCTCTAAATCATAGAGTCTGTCTTTGAGCGTTTGGCGTTTGTAAGCTAGGGTCAATAAATGCACCAATTCGTCTTCTTTTTCATCTATGGGGGCTTCAAGAGCTTTAAGCCATTCTTTTTTAGCCTTGTCTAGGGCTTTAAAGCTTTCTTGAACCTTTTCTACACGCTTCTTGTCTTTTTCAGAAACGACTTTTTTCCTTTCTTCGTTTTCTTCGTATTCTTCGCTGTCATCATCTTTTTTAGAATCGCTCACGCTATTTTCATCGTCATCATCAAAGCTCCTGAAAAGCTCCTTAACCCTTCTTTCACGATTGATTAAAGCGTCTTTATACGCATAGATAAAATCAATCAAATACGGCACCGAGCAAATCGCGTCTAAAATAATGTCTTCGCCCAAGCGGATTTGTTTGCTCAATTCAATCTCTTCATCTTTGCTTAAAAGTTTTATATCCCCCATTTCGCGCAAATACATGCGCACCGGGCTATCGCTCCTGCTCCACTCTAAAAAATCCTTTTCTTTCAAAAAGTCATAGCCATCTTCTAATTCTTCATCTAAAACTTTTTGTTTTTCTTCAGTTTTTTTAATCTTGTCAATCGCATTGAGTTTTTTAGCGTATTCTGAAGAGCTGACCAATTTCTTTTGGTATTTTTGGCACAATTCTTTGATTTTTTTGACTTGGGCTAGAGTGGGGACTTTCGCGCTGATTTGAATGATGGACTCATAAGAAACGCAATCGCTTAAGGAATTAGCGAACAATTCTTCTAACGCTTCATTAAAACTAAGCTTTTTAACAGGAACAGGTTCTTTCGCTGTTTCTTTGACTTTGCTTTCTTTGGTTTTGGCTTCTTTAATTTTGCTCTCTTTGGCTTTATTGTTTTTGTTTTCCTTATTACTCTCTTTAGCTTTATTTTCCTGTGTGGCTTCTGTTTTGGCTTCCTGTTTAGCTCTTTTGGGGGCTTTTTCTTCGTTAGCTTTCTTTTTCATTGGACACTCCATAAAATAAGAACCCATGCTTTCAATCAAAAGCTAGGTCTATAAGATAAGATACACCTAATCCTCTGCCATTTTACTAAAAAATAGCTTAAATTCTAATTATATTATTGGAATTATTGGAATTTTTCCCCGCTTTATTAAATATTCATCACAAAATGTAAAAAATACTAAAAAGCTTTTTTACATTCCACCCCTCCATTCCACCCCTCTATAAAAACAAACCCTAAAGCTCATCCACCATGCTTTTTAAAAATTTCGCTGAAGTGTGAGCGCTTTTTTCTAAAAACGCATCAAAGCTCATGTTAGCTTCCTCATCAGCGTTATCGCTAATGCTCCTTAGCACGCAGCATGGCACGCCAAATTTTTGGCACACAAACGCCACGCTCGCCCCCTCCATTTCCACCGCGCTCGCCTTAAATTCGCTAACTAAAAACTCTTTCCTTTCTTTGCTATGCACAAACTGATCGCCTGATGCGATGACGCCTTCTTTGAGCGCGATATGTTGCTCATTAGCGATCTTTTTAGCTAAAGCGTTTAAGCTTCCGCTCGTTTCAATAAAAATCGCGCTTTCAGGGATAAACCCTAAAGGGTGATCAAACGCGCTCAAATCCACGTCATGCTGGACTAATTGGTTAGCCACTAACAAATCATTGATTTTTAAATCTTTAACCAAACTTCCAGCCACCCCGCTAAAAAGCACCTTTTGAACGCCAAACGCTAAAATCATGCTCGTTGTGGTTAGAGTGGAATGCACCTTGCCAATCTTGCTATAAGCGACAATGATTTCTTTATCATTATAAACGCCTTTATGGAAAACATTCCCCCCTAAAGGGATCTCTTCAAAACCCACGCCAAACAATTCTAAAATAGGGGTTATTTCTTCTCTCATCGCCCCTAAAATGCCAATTTTTTGCACCGTTTTCTCCCCATCACACGTATTCTTCTAAAAATTCAATGGCTTCATCAAGCCCTTTATTGTCCCCTACGCTTATGGTGGGTTTGTTGCTTAAGCGCTTGTTAAGCCCCTTTAACACGCTCCCACAGCCTAATTCAAAAAAGACATCCACTCGGTCGTTATTAGATTTCACGCAGTCTTGATAACGCACCGGCTGAGTGAGTTGCAAGCTCAATAATTCAACGGCTTTCGCTTTGTTATGATACGCTTCGTTAGTCGCATTGGAGATGATTTCAAAATGGAATTTATCTTTCAGGCTTTTTTCTAGCAATTCCTGAAATTTAAAAATCATAGGTTCTAAAAAAGGGCAATGGCTCGCCACGCTCATTTCTAAAAAAACCACCCTTTTAGCCCCCATTTCCTTTAAGGTCGGCTCTAGGGCTTTCAAATCGTCTTTAATCCCGGCTAAAACCACTTGCATGCCGCCATTGAAATTCGCGCACCACACGTTTTTGGTTCTTTGACACAAGCTTAAAAGGCTTTCTTCAGAAACGCCCAAAACGACCATCATGGAAGCGTCTTTATTCGCACACGCTTCTTGCATCATTTTGCCTCTTTGGTGTGTGAGTTTAAGGGCTTTTTCAAAATCTAACGCCCCGCTCAAAGACACTGCGCTCACTTCGCCGAGCGAATGCCCTAAAGCAAAAACGGGTTTTAACCCCCCATTTGCTTGCTTGTTGAGTAACTGATAAGCGATATAGCTCACTAAATAAATGGCAGGCTGGGTGTAAGCGCTCTCTTTTAAAAGCTCGTTTTCTTCAAAAAGCGTTTTTTTCATATCCACTTTAAGCGCGTTAGAAGCCCTTTCAAACAATTCTTTAGCTAGGGTGTGGCTCTCATAGAACGATTTCCCCATTCCTATACATTGCGAGCCTTGCCCTGGAAATAATAGCGCGTATTGCATGGTGTTATCCTTTAAGTTTTATTAATCCATAATTTAAAATTGTAATATAAAAGCCATTAGTTTTGTTTAGAAACCATTAAAGTTTAAGGTTTATTTTAACTTATTTTTACTATAATTCTACTTTTTGAAGGACAGGTGGGTGAGTTGGCTGAAACCACATCCCTGCTAAGGATGCGTAGCCGTCAAGGTTACCGAGGGTTCGAATCCCTCCCTGTCCGCCAGCCTTTTTGCCTTTAAAAACTTTTTGTTTAGAATGTATTAACGAGACACCATAGTTTCTAAGCATTCCTTTTACGACACTCCTTTTACAGATTTTACAAATACAATATTAGGTTGGGTGAAGAGAGACACCTAGCCTAAACCCTATAAGGGTTGCGGTATTTTCAAACATTTTGAGTATAATCGTTTCCACTACAATCACAAAGAAGAAAGAACATGACTTACGAAGAATTGGGTAAAAAAGTTTTAGAACAAGCAGAGAAGCCTTTGAAAGTTAAAGAAATTTGGGAGAGAGCTTGTGAAATGGGATTGGATAAAGAACGCAACGGCGGAAAAATACTTCTTCATAGTCTTGGAAGTCAGCTTGGTGAGCACAACATTAAAGAGGAAGACAAGCAATTCTATGTTGCACGCAAAGAAGGAATAACCCATTTCTATTGGCTCAAATCTCGTGAAAGAGAATTTCCACCACAAGAAACCTCAAACGCCAAAGAAGAAGATGATGAACAGAGCGAGTGTTCAGACGCAGCTGAAAAACAAAAAACCTCTCCTTATGAAGAGAAAGAAAAGAATTTGCACCCACTGCTTGTGAAATTCCTCAGCGAAGATCCAAATTTCAAGCTTTTATGCAAAACCATCTGCCATGAACATTGTAAAAAAGGCAAAGGGGGCGAATGCAGGTGGAATTATCCTGACATCGTGGGCGTGTATTTTCCCTATAATAAATATTCTCCCTATGATAAATATCAAAAAGAAACTTTGGAATTTTTACACCATACCGGTCAAAAAAGACACAAGCTTTTTTCCTTTGAGCTTAAAACTAGGATTAATTTTTCCAATCTGAAAGAAAGCTATTTCCAAGCGGTGAGCAATTCTAGTTGGGCTAATGAGGGGTATTTGGTGGTTTTTGATATTGATGATGAGGTTTTAAATGAATTAAGGCGGCTCAACCAAAGCTTTGGTATAGGGGTCATCAAGCTGGAATCTGAAATTTCAAACTCCAAAATCTTGTTGCCAGCTAAAGAAAGGGAGATTGATATACCCACACTTGACATGCTTGTAGAACAAAGTCCGGAGGATTTTAAGCCTTTTATGGCAAACATTAACAAGCAACTTGAAAAAGGACTTGATACGGCAGTGGATATGGGGGAGTTTTTTGATGAAGCGCTTGATGATGAAGCAATGCAAAAACACATTGAAAAATACATTGAAGATAAAGGCATTAAAGCAGAATAAAAAATGGGAGTGCTTTATCTTTCTTGTCCCATTTTTAAAAGCGCAGACGAGCTTTTTACTCTTTATCAAGGGGATTGCAATGAGGTTTTGCCCCAATTTGAAAATGCTTTTGATTTGATTTTTGCCGATCCGCCTTATTTCCTTTCTAACGACGGCTTAAGCATACAGAGCGGTAAAATCGTGAGCGTCAATAAAGGCGATTGGGATAAAGAAAATGGGATTAACGATATTGATGAGTTCAATTACCAGTGGATCAACAACGCCAAAAAGGCTTTAAAAAACACAGGAAGCCTTTTAATCAGCGGGACTTACCACAATATCTTTTCATTGGGGCGTGTTTTACAAAAATTGGATTTTAAGATTTTAAACCTCATCACTTGGCAAAAAACCAACCCTCCCCCCAATTTCAGCTGCCGTTATTTGACGCATTCTGCTGAGCAAATCATTTGGGCGAGGAAAAGCCGCAAGCACAAGCATGTTTTTAACTATGAGGTTTTAAAAAAGATCAATAACGATAAACAAATGCGCGATGTGTGGAGCTTCTCAGCGATCGCTCCTTGGGAAAAAGCAAATGGCAAGCACCCCACTCAAAAACCCCTTGCGCTGTTGGTGCGCTTGCTTTTAATGGCGAGCGATGACAATTCTCTCATTGGCGATCCTTTTAGCGGGAGCTCCACCACAGGCATTGCGGCCAATCTTTTGAAAAGGGAATTTATCGGCATAGAAAAAGAAAGCGAATTTATCAAAATATCCATGAACAGAAAATTGGAATTAGACGCTCGCTACAAAGAAATCCGATCTAAAATCAAAGATTTAAACCACCAGTAAGCCCTTTTTTAAGCCGCTTTAAGCGTTATACTTTTGGGATTTTACCTCAAAATGGGATTCTATTTTCACCCATTCCTTACAAAGGATATTCTCATGCCCAAAAAGCCAGTGTTTGGGGCCAATAATGATTTTTTCTGGATTGTTTATCAAATAGGCCGCCCACCAACTATAAGTGCTGTTAGCGATAATGCCATGCTGACAAGATTGCATGAGCAGCATATCCCAATACGCCTCTTCGTCTTTATTTCTAGTGGTCATGTCCATAAAAGGGTAGCCAAGATCAAGGTTTTGCGTGAATGTTAAGTCTTCGCAAAACACAAAAAGCTCCATGCTTGGCACGCGCTTTGCCATATACTCAAGCGCCTTTTTTTGATAGTCAATGCCAAGCTGACAGCCAATCCCCACATAATCCCCTCTTCTTATATGCACAAACACGCTGTTTTTAGCGGCTAAAATCAAAGAAAGCTTGCGGTGGTATTCTTCCTCTTTTTTTTTATTATTCTTATTATTTTCGGGGGGGGGTAGGGTGAAGGTTTGCTTGATTAAAGAGGATATAGCATCAAAATATCGTGGATCTTGGAAGTAACCATAAAAATAAGTCAAGCGGTTTGGCTTTAATAATTCAGGCTCGTATTCAAAAACGATTTCTTGACTCACCCTATCAAACCCCATGCATTTGAGCGCGTCTCTTACTAGCTTGGGGAGGTGTTGCATTTTAGCTATAGCGATTTCTTTTTCACTTGCATAGGGTAAATCAATAGGGAAAAGCTCTAATTGCATTTTCCTATTGCTCCAATCAAAAGAAGTTGTATCTAACAGCACAGGCGTGTTAGAGTGTTTTTGCAAACTTTTAGCGAAAGCGTATTGAAACATTTGATTCCCAAGCCCCCCACAAATTTGCACCACCTTAAAAGCCATTCAATCCCCTTATATTTTCAAATAAAACGCTCATTTTAGCTTATTTTAAAGCCCTTTTTCAATAAAAACCTAAAAAGTGGGGTAACGCTTTCAAATCATTTGAATTTTTTATTGGAAAAAGACGCGTATGAGGGTTCTAGCAAGCGTTCTTGGTATTCTAAAAGAATCCTGTCTTCGCTATTGAGCGAGTAGGCTTCATCGTATTTGCGCTTGATGATGCCCTTTAAAATGGTGTGCTGGACCTGGTATTTATCTTCTTTAAGCATTTCATCGACTAAAGCGTAAAGCTGAATGTCTTGAATGAGTAAATCTGAAATTTTAACGCTCTCTTTATCAAACAATTCTTCATTAGCGCAATATTCATTCACCAAAATAAGCACTCGGTTATACACATCCGATGCGATTTTAGCGTTTAGGTTTCTATAGATGTAATCTTTGATTTTTTTGAGCTGCTCTTCTAAATCTTCACTGGCCTTGCTCGCTAAAGCCAAAATGCTTAAAATTTGAACTAGAGTCATCATTTTATGGCTTAAAGAGCGGGTGCGCCATTTAATGAGAAGACGCATGAAATAAGACATTTTGACAGAAAGGCTAC contains:
- a CDS encoding FAD-dependent oxidoreductase; translated protein: MSMEFDAVIIGGGVSGCATFYTLSEYSSLKRVAIVEKCSKLAQISSSAKANSQTIHDGSIETNYTPEKAKKVRLSAYKTRQYALNKGLQNEVIFETQKMAIGVGDEECEFMKKRYESFKEIFVGLEEFDKQKIKELEPNVILGANGIDRHENIIGHGYQKDWSTMNFAKLSENFVEEALKLKPNNQVFLNFKVKKIEKRNDTYALISEDAEEVYAKFVLVNAGSYALPLAQSMGYGLDLGCLPVAGSFYFVPDLLRGKVYTVQNPKLPFAAVHGDPDAVIKGKTRIGPTALTMPKLERNKCWLKGISLELLKMDLNKDVFKIAFDLMSDKEIRNYVFKNMVFELPIIGKRKFLKDAQKIIPSLSLEDLEYAHGFGEVRPQVLDRTKRKLELGEKKICTHKGITFNMTPSPGATSCLQNALVDSQEIAAYLGESFELERFYKDLSPEELEN
- a CDS encoding SH3 domain-containing protein → MRYFLVVFLFLFVGCMKKDFTLKDLSLPQEASSYLANSQNGSHNNQSIDPQALRENLKESYLKAWYSPWLDAKIKSNKKEVFWILKEMNKSTGYGEDLKPNAKAFNDELIKSMDIERYPSAKIKAVVARDSDVRAVPTNKPFYLSPKGYPFDRYQNSLIFQGTPVLITHFNLDKTYAHIQSSFVYGWIKVSDLAYMRDKDIELLTKLKNYVMPIKDKIPLYTDYGDFYTDARVGELFALIPQSQNASQNPPKKELKAYGFLRDSKGYATLQSVILEEKDFFVFPKAFNSENMAYFIDTMLGQKYGWGGLLGNRDCSAFTRDSFANFGILLPRNSYAQSRYANNYVDLSSMKAKEKEDYILKNATPFGTLIYLKGHIMLYLGAHNHQAIVAHSIWSVQTQKHFKTLSHKIGGVVITSLWLAEEHNGAFSKKKLLIDRVLGMSDLKDFVNKTSSPLSAN
- the rpoD gene encoding RNA polymerase sigma factor RpoD yields the protein MGSYFMECPMKKKANEEKAPKRAKQEAKTEATQENKAKESNKENKNNKAKESKIKEAKTKESKVKETAKEPVPVKKLSFNEALEELFANSLSDCVSYESIIQISAKVPTLAQVKKIKELCQKYQKKLVSSSEYAKKLNAIDKIKKTEEKQKVLDEELEDGYDFLKEKDFLEWSRSDSPVRMYLREMGDIKLLSKDEEIELSKQIRLGEDIILDAICSVPYLIDFIYAYKDALINRERRVKELFRSFDDDDENSVSDSKKDDDSEEYEENEERKKVVSEKDKKRVEKVQESFKALDKAKKEWLKALEAPIDEKEDELVHLLTLAYKRQTLKDRLYDLEPTSKLINELVKTMETTLKSGDGFEKELKRLEYKLPLFNDTLIANHKKILANITNMTKEDIIAQVPEATMVSVYMDLKKLFLTKEASEEGFDLAPNKLKEILEQIKRGKLISDRAKNKMAKSNLRLVVSIAKRFTSRGLPFLDLIQEGNIGLMKAVDKFEHEKGFKFSTYATWWIKQAISRAIADQARTIRIPIHMIDTINRINKVMRKHIQENGKEPDLEVVAEEVGLSLDKVKNVIKVTKEPISLETPVGNDDDGKFGDFVEDKNIVSSIDHIMREDLKAQIESVLDQLNEREKAVIRMRFGLLDDESDRTLEEIGKELNVTRERVRQIESSAIKKLRSPQYGRILRNYLRI
- the mtnN gene encoding aminodeoxyfutalosine nucleosidase, producing the protein MQKIGILGAMREEITPILELFGVGFEEIPLGGNVFHKGVYNDKEIIVAYSKIGKVHSTLTTTSMILAFGVQKVLFSGVAGSLVKDLKINDLLVANQLVQHDVDLSAFDHPLGFIPESAIFIETSGSLNALAKKIANEQHIALKEGVIASGDQFVHSKERKEFLVSEFKASAVEMEGASVAFVCQKFGVPCCVLRSISDNADEEANMSFDAFLEKSAHTSAKFLKSMVDEL
- the fabD gene encoding ACP S-malonyltransferase, yielding MQYALLFPGQGSQCIGMGKSFYESHTLAKELFERASNALKVDMKKTLFEENELLKESAYTQPAIYLVSYIAYQLLNKQANGGLKPVFALGHSLGEVSAVSLSGALDFEKALKLTHQRGKMMQEACANKDASMMVVLGVSEESLLSLCQRTKNVWCANFNGGMQVVLAGIKDDLKALEPTLKEMGAKRVVFLEMSVASHCPFLEPMIFKFQELLEKSLKDKFHFEIISNATNEAYHNKAKAVELLSLQLTQPVRYQDCVKSNNDRVDVFFELGCGSVLKGLNKRLSNKPTISVGDNKGLDEAIEFLEEYV
- a CDS encoding HTH domain-containing protein, translating into MTYEELGKKVLEQAEKPLKVKEIWERACEMGLDKERNGGKILLHSLGSQLGEHNIKEEDKQFYVARKEGITHFYWLKSREREFPPQETSNAKEEDDEQSECSDAAEKQKTSPYEEKEKNLHPLLVKFLSEDPNFKLLCKTICHEHCKKGKGGECRWNYPDIVGVYFPYNKYSPYDKYQKETLEFLHHTGQKRHKLFSFELKTRINFSNLKESYFQAVSNSSWANEGYLVVFDIDDEVLNELRRLNQSFGIGVIKLESEISNSKILLPAKEREIDIPTLDMLVEQSPEDFKPFMANINKQLEKGLDTAVDMGEFFDEALDDEAMQKHIEKYIEDKGIKAE
- a CDS encoding DNA-methyltransferase encodes the protein MGVLYLSCPIFKSADELFTLYQGDCNEVLPQFENAFDLIFADPPYFLSNDGLSIQSGKIVSVNKGDWDKENGINDIDEFNYQWINNAKKALKNTGSLLISGTYHNIFSLGRVLQKLDFKILNLITWQKTNPPPNFSCRYLTHSAEQIIWARKSRKHKHVFNYEVLKKINNDKQMRDVWSFSAIAPWEKANGKHPTQKPLALLVRLLLMASDDNSLIGDPFSGSSTTGIAANLLKREFIGIEKESEFIKISMNRKLELDARYKEIRSKIKDLNHQ
- a CDS encoding alpha-1,2-fucosyltransferase — translated: MAFKVVQICGGLGNQMFQYAFAKSLQKHSNTPVLLDTTSFDWSNRKMQLELFPIDLPYASEKEIAIAKMQHLPKLVRDALKCMGFDRVSQEIVFEYEPELLKPNRLTYFYGYFQDPRYFDAISSLIKQTFTLPPPENNKNNKKKEEEYHRKLSLILAAKNSVFVHIRRGDYVGIGCQLGIDYQKKALEYMAKRVPSMELFVFCEDLTFTQNLDLGYPFMDMTTRNKDEEAYWDMLLMQSCQHGIIANSTYSWWAAYLINNPEKIIIGPKHWLFGHENILCKEWVKIESHFEVKSQKYNA